The nucleotide window GCATGGCGTTCGGTACGGAGGAGCTGCGTGTGCTCCGCCGGGCCCTCGCCCTCGCCCTCAACCCAAGTCCCGCCTCGGCGGAGGACGTCCAGGACTGCCTCCGGCTCGCCGAGTCCGTCGACGAGGCGACCCGCGAGGGCGCCCGTCTGAGGGCCTTCCTGGTGGCCGACCTAGCGAGGTACCGCGCCGCACTCCCCGGCACCGTCACGGGCTACCTGGCGCTCCTGGAGGAAGCACTCGGCGCGGGGTACCGCCCGCACCCGGACGACCTCGCCGCACTCCGCGCCCTGCGCGGCAACCCCACCGCCGCCGCGCTCCTGGAGCACTGCCGCACCCTCGCCGAGCGCGTCGTGCGCGCCCGTCTCGGGGGGCGCACGGTCAGGCTGGCCGTTCCGGCCTCGCGCTCGCGCGGCCGGCTCATGGCCCTCCCCGGCGGGCTGGCCGCCGACGAGCCCGCCAGGCCCAAGCCGGTCCGGCCCGCCCGCCCGGCCGACCCCGCCGACAAGCCGGGCCCCGTCCGCCGTCCCGAGGCCCCCGAGCCGGGCCGCCGGCCCATCCCCACCCCCGGCGAGGTCTTCCCGCCCAAGCGCAAACCCTCCGTTCCGCCCGCGAACCCGCCCCAACAGCTCGCGGCCGTATAGCCCTGGCTACCCTGGACCCATGGACTACGTCTCCGCGCTGCTGCCCCCCTTCGTGATGGCCGTGCTGTTCATCGCGGTCATCAGGGTGATCATCAAGACCCAGGGCGGCGCCAACAAGGCCAAGGAGGACGCGGCCGTCGACGCCGCCCTCGCGCGCGTGGAGCACGGCCGGCAGGCCTCCGAAGCCACCGACACGGCCGACAGGGCCGGTGGCGCCTGACCGGGCGACCCCGTCGGCCCAGGGCGACAGCGCACCACCTCGGCGTACGACTCGTCTGTTCTTCGAGTCGTACGCCCCTTTTGTGCGCCTTCTAAGCTTTCTTCCGCTTCTCGCAGTATTGTTCGGAACTGTGCCTCGCCCATTGGGAGAACTCGAAGACGCGGTCATGACGCGGGTGTGGAAGTGGAACCGCCCGGTGACCGTTCGAGAAGTCCTGGAAGATCTTCAACAGGAACGGTCCATCGCGTACACCACGGTGATGACCGTGCTGGACAATCTCCATCAGAAGGGCTGGGTGCGCCGTGAGGCGGAAGGCCGGGCCTATCGATATGAGGCGGTCTCCACTCGCGCCGCCTACGCGGCCGCACTGATGAACGAAGCCTGGTCGCAGAGCGACAACCCCGCGGCCGCTCTCGTCGCCTTCTTCGGGATGATGAGCGAGGAACAGCGACAGGCGCTCCGCGACGCCGTACACATTGTGCAGGTCCCCGACCTCATCGAAACGCCCGCGCCCCCGGCGCCCACCGCACCCGGCACCCCCCTCGAAAGCCCTGCTGAAACCGCCGGCGAATCCGCCGAATCGTCCGGCGAAACAGGTGGGACCCCCGGTCAATCCCCGGATCACCCCGGGCGATAGCGTCCGCTCATGCCAGCGACGCCTCCCGAAGTCACCGCAAAAGCCATCACCGTCCGGCGGGCGCGGACCAGCGATGTCCCGCACGTACGCGACCTCCTTGACGCGTACGTCCAGCGCCGCATCCTGCTCGACAAAGCGACGGTGACGCTTTACGAGGACATCCAGGAGTTCTGGGTGGCGGAACGGGACGACAACGCCGAGGTCGTCGGCTGCGGCGCACTCCATGTGATGTGGGAAGACCTCGCGGAAGTCCGCACTCTCGCGGTGAAGCCCGGACTGTCGGGCACCGGCGTCGGCCATCAGTTGCTGGAGAAGTTGCTGCACACCGCCCGTTGGCTGGGTGTTCGCCGGGTTTTCTGTCTCACCTTCGAAGTCGAGTTCTTCGCGAAGCACGGCTTCGTGGAGATCGGCGAGACGCCCGTCGACACCGATGTCTACGCCGAGCTGCTCCGTTCCTATGACGAGGGTGTGGCAGAGTTCCTCGGTCTCGAACGAGTGAAACCGAACACCTTGGGCAACAGTCGCATGCTTCTGCATCTGTGATCGTCGGCCAAGACCTATTCCGGCGGGCTTCCGCGCGGGCTTCCACTGAGGGTCGCCTTGCCCGGGTTCCCTATGTCCGAAACGCGCACGTTTCCGGTCTTCCCCGGCCCTGTCGGCCTCTCCTCGGTCTCTCCTTGGTCTCCGCCAGGGGTTTGTGTTTTTCCTGGAAAAGCGGTTTGCTTTCCGACGTACTGCTGTACTGCATATAACAGGGGACGGAAACAGCGGGTCACCGCGGGTCCCTGTCCTTGAAGTTATCGATGAAAGGAAATCCGGTGGCACAGAAGGTTCAGGTCCTTCTTGTCGACGACCTCGACGGTGGCGAGGCCGACGAGACCGTGACGTTCGCGCTGGACGGCAAGTCCTACGAGATCGACCTCACGACCGCCAACGCGGACAAGCTGCGCGGTCTTCTCGAGCCCTATGTCAAGGGTGGCCGTCGTACCGGAGGCCGTGCTTCGGGCGGGCGTGGAAAGGCCCGCGCCGCTTCTGTCGGCAGCCAGGACACCGCCGCCATTCGCGCCTGGGCGAAGGACAACGGCTACGAGGTCAACGACCGCGGCCGTGTTCCCGCGTCCATTCGCGAGGCATACGAGAAGGCCAACGGCTGAACGGCCGACGAGAAGAACTATCGCTGAACGGTCGACGGGCGGGCCGGTCGCCGAAGGCCCTGGGAGAGGGCCGACGGGCCGGTGCTCGCGCGCCGCAGCCGGATGCGGTGGCAATGGTTCGCCACCGTGTCCACCACTCGGACGAGGTCGGGGGCGCCCCCACCGCCCCCCAGCGCCGACAGTGTCGGCAGGGTGGGTTCCACCTCGCGCCCCGGCTCGGGGGGCCGCAACCATACGGCGGCCCCCTGCGAACCGGCCTGGTCCGGGCACCGGGGCAGGCCCGGAGGCGGTGGCGCCTCCCAGTGACCGCCGGTTCCCACGGCCCTGAGGTCCAGCTCGAGACCGCCCCAGTCGAGCCATTCCAGCAGCCCCGGCAGCTCCTCGGCGCCGCCCGCCGCGACCGGCAGCAGCATCCGCTCCGCGCACAGCGCCACCGGCGAGCCCGGCCCCGGGATCGGGCCCAGATGCCGCAGGGCCGCGAAACCCGCCTCCGCCGGGACGTCGAGCACATCGAAGCGCAGGCCCGTAATGACTTGTACGGGCGTCCCCGGACCTCCGGGCACTGTCGCCCACCCGAGATCGTTCTCGTACCACTGCCGCACCGCCTCGCGCCTGGCGACGCCCGAAGCGTCCCTCGAGTCGAACGGTCGGCGGGGAAGGGGGACGATGGCCATGTCAGGAGCAACCGTGCGAAGCACCCCCAAGTTACGCTGGGTGTCAGTGTGGATGCTCAGAGTGCCGGAAGAGGGGGCGTTCGGGGATGGGCATCGACGCAAGGATGTTCGCCCTTAGCGGAGGGAACCGGTGCATCCGGCATGGAGTGTCAGTCCCGACGGGTAAGACATCCCTAGTGGGAGGGGGCGACACGCAGGAAAGGCCGTCTCGCGTTCGCCATCGGCGTACTGATGGTGAGGGTATCTGCCTGGCCTGCGGGAACATCGTCTCGCACCATCGGGTTGGAGCAGATGTCGGCGTTCGGGGTCAGGAGGCCAAGGACGGTGTCGGCAGTTGGAATGAGCGGTCCCCGCTTGCGGGACTAAGCTGCGGAAGGACAGCGAGGGGAGCGTCCCCTCACTGCCTGACCGCTCTGAGGAGCGATTAACGATGTTCGAGAGGTTCACCGACCGCGCGCGGCGGGTTGTCGTCCTGGCTCAGGAAGAAGCCCGGATGCTCAACCACAACTACATCGGCACCGAGCACATCCTCCTGGGCCTGATCCACGAGGGTGAGGGTGTCGCCGCTAAGGCCCTGGAGAGCCTCGGGATTTCGCTCGAGGCGGTCCGCCAGCAGGTGGAGGAGATCATCGGGCAGGGGCAGCAGGCCCCGTCCGGCCACATCCCCTTCACCCCCCGTGCCAAGAAGGTCCTGGAGCTGTCGCTCCGCGAGGCCCTTCAACTGGGCCACAACTACATCGGCACGGAGCACATCCTGCTCGGCCTGATCCGTGAGGGCGAGGGCGTCGCCGCCCAGGTCCTGGTCAAGCTGGGCGCAGATCTCAACCGGGTGCGGCAGCAGGTCATCCAGCTGCTCTCCGGTTACCAGGGCAAGGAGACCGCCACCGCCGGCGGCCCCGCCGAGGGCACCCCCTCGACGTCCCTGGTCCTCGACCAGTTCGGCCGGAACCTCACCCAGGCCGCTCGTGAGTCCAAGCTCGACCCGGTCATCGGGCGCGAGAAGGAGATCGAGCGGGTCATGCAGGTGCTGTCCCGCCGTACGAAGAACAACCCGGTCCTGATCGGTGAGCCCGGCGTCGGCAAGACCGCCGTCGTCGAAGGTCTCGCCCAGGCCATCGTCAAGGGCGAGGTGCCCGAGACCCTCAAGGACAAGCACCTCTACACCCTGGACCTCGGCGCCCTGGTCGCCGGCTCCCGCTACCGCGGTGACTTCGAAGAGCGCCTGAAGAAGGTCCTCAAGGAGATCCGCACCCGCGGCGACATCATCCTGTTCATCGACGAGCTCCACACGCTGGTCGGTGCGGGTGCCGCCGAGGGCGCCATCGACGCCGCTTCGATCCTGAAGCCGATGCTGGCCCGCGGTGAGCTCCAGACCATCGGTGCCACCACGCTGGACGAGTACCGCAAGCACCTGGAGAAGGACGCGGCCCTCGAGCGCCGCTTCCAGCCCATCCAGGTCGCCGAGCCCTCGCTCCCGCACACGATCGAGATCCTCAAGGGTCTCCGTGACCGGTACGAGGCGCACCACCGCGTCTCCATCACGGACGAGGCCCTGGTCCAGGCGGCCACCCTGGCCGACCGGTACATCTCGGACCGCTTCCTCCCGGACAAGGCGATCGACCTGATCGACGAGGCCGGTTCCCGGATGCGCATCCGCCGGATGACCGCGCCGCCGGACCTCCGCGAGTTCGACGAGAAGATCGCGGGCGTCCGTCGCGACAAGGAGTCGGCCATCGACTCCCAGGACTTCGAGAAGGCGGCCTCTCTCCGCGACAAGGAGAAGCAGCTGCTGGCGGCGAAGGCCAAGCGCGAGAAGGAGTGGAAGGCCGGCGACATGGACGTCGTCGCCGAGGTCGACGGCGAGCTGATCGCCGAGGTCCTCGCCACGGCCACGGGCATCCCGGTCTTCAAGCTGACCGAGGAGGAGTCCAGCCGCCTGCTCCGCATGGAGGAGGAGCTCCACAAGCGGGTCATCGGCCAGACCGACGCCGTCAAGGCGCTGTCGAAGGCGATCCGTCGTACGCGCGCCGGTCTGAAGGACCCGAAGCGTCCCGGTGGTTCGTTCATCTTCGCCGGCCCGTCCGGTGTCGGTAAGACCGAGCTGTCCAAGGCGCTCGCCGAGTTCCTCTTCGGTGACGAGGACGCGCTGATCTCCCTCGACATGTCGGAGTTCAGCGAGAAGCACACGGTGTCGCGTCTCTTCGGTTCCCCGCCCGGATACGTGGGCTACGAAGAGGGCGGCCAGCTGACCGAGAAGGTCCGCCGCAAGCCGTTCTCCGTCGTCCTCTTCGACGAGGTCGAGAAGGCCCACCCGGACATCTTCAACTCGCTGCTGCAGATCCTGGAGGACGGTCGCCTGACCGACTCCCAGGGCCGGGTCGTGGACTTCAAGAACACGGTCATCATCATGACGACCAACCTCGGCACCCGGGACATCTCCAAGGGCTTCAACCTGGGCTTCGCGGCCTCGGGCGACAAGAAGACCAACTACGAGCGCATGAAGAACAAGGTCTCGGACGAGCTCAAGCAGCACTTCCGCCCCGAGTTCCTCAACCGTGTCGACGACGTGGTCGTCTTCCCGCAGCTGACGCAGGAGGACATCCTCAAGATCGTCGACCTGATGGTCGGCAAGGTGGACGAGCGCCTCAAGGACCGGGACATGGGCATCGAGCTGTCCCAGGCCGCCAAGGAGCTGCTGTCCAAGAAGGGTTACGACCCCGTGCTGGGCGCCCGGCCGCTGCGCCGCACCATCCAGCGCGAGATCGAGGACACGCTCTCCGAGAAGATCCTCTTCGGCGAGCTGCGCCCCGGCCACATCGTGGTCGTGGACACCGAGGGCGAGGGCGAGGCCCAGACCTTCACCTTCCGCGGCGAGGAGAAGTCGGCACTGCCCGACGTCCCGCCGATCGAGCAGGCTGCCGGCGGTGCCGGTCCGAACCTGAGCAAGGACGCGTAGGCGCTGAGCTCGGCTTGAACGAAAGGGGCTGCCCCGGGACTTCGGTCCTGGGGCAGCCCCCTTTGTATTTCCTGTACGCGGAGGTTGCTTACAGCACGGTGTCCGTCTTCTCCATGGCCGGGGGGACCGGGAAGAGTTCGAGGACGTGTTCGGGTATGTCGGTGACCTCGGGGGCGAGGTGAATGGTCACCTCGCGGAGGTCCGGAAAGAGGTAGGAGAGCTCGAAGAGGTCTTCGCTGCCGGAGAAGTTGTTGAGCCGCAGGCTCGTGACGCGCGGCAACGGCAGACCGGCTTGCCAACCCGTCGCGTTCCAGTTGACGCGCAATTCCTCCAGGGCGGGCATCCGGGCAATCTCTTTGAAATCCTCAGAAGTGAGGCTCTTCCGAAGCTTGGCGAGGCTCAGCCGCTTCACCGAGTGGATACGGCTGAGGCCGCGCAGTCCGGTGTGCTGGAGGGCGTGTTTGGTGAATCGCAGATAGTCCAGCGACAGGTCCCGGGGGAGGGCCTCGTCGATGGAATCGGCACGGAGAGTCAGACCGAGGTCGAGTGAGTCCAGGGTGGCCGAGGGCGCGAGTGAATGGAGGATGCCCGGACTTTCCAGTCTGGGCATGGAGTCCAACGCCAACCAGGTGAGAGGGAGTTTGGTGAGCGGCGTCAGATCCCCCAGGTAAGGGCTGCTACTGACGTCCAAGTGGGTGATCAGGTTCTGTTCCGAGAGGAAGCCGAAGTCCCAGAGGTCTCGGTTGTCACGGATGACAAGTTCGCGCAGTTGGCCCGGACGGAGAGCCGCCCGCAGGTCATCGGAACCGATGTCCCCGACGACCTGGAGCTTGGCCCGGCCACCCAGTTCCCGTAGCACGTGCAGGTGTTCGGTCGAGTGGGCGGTGAAGTAGAGGCCGTCCTCGTGGAGGTGGGCGATGATCTCCTCGGCGTAGCGGCGGGTGTCGAACCGATGCCAGGACCAGGTCAGTTGGGCGCGGACGCCGAGAGCCATGTGGTCGCGGAAGCGAGCGAGGACGGGGATGGCGGCGTCCGTGCCGATGAGGGACGCGGTGACGACGACGGCTCGGGCCTCGGCGTCGGTGAGGCCCTCGGGCCCGGGGAGGAGTTCCAGGACGAGCGGGCCGCAGGAGGCGAGTCGTCGGGCCTCCTCCGTCGTGCGCGGGGGGATCAGCGGGGCCGCGTTCTGCTCCACGGCGGCGCGGACACGCGGGTCGAGTTCCGTGGCGTGCTCCAGGGAGGCCAGGGCGAGGAGGCGTACGCGGGTGGGCTGTGAGGACGTGGTCGCCGAGTCGGTCAGCGCTCCGAGCAACTCGGCCCGTTCGCGCGGCCGGGCGTGGGCGACGGCCATGCGGATGACGTCGGCCCACTGCTCCTCGACGGCGCCCCGGACGAGGAGGCCGAAGTCGCCGTCCTCCACGGCGGCCTTCGCGCCGAGGTAGTCCTGGAAGGTGCGGTGGACGAACTCCACGGTGCCGACGGTGGGTTCGCGCAGCAGCCCGCTGCGGACGAGGAGATGGCGGAGGATCGCCTCGGCGTCGCCCTGCGCGGCGGCGGCCGGGAGGGCGGGGAGGACGTCGGCGACGATCCTGACCGCCCGCTCGCGGTCCATCTCGGACTGGTTGTTGCGGATCAGCCAGTAGGCGAGTCGCTGCAGGAGCTGGATCTGGGGGAGTTCGGTGAGATGGACGCCGTCGACGCCGCTGGTCCGGCCGCCGTCGGTGTGCGTGAACATGTCGCGTTCCTCGTCGCGGCGCGACAGCAGCATCGACAGGGCCGCGTCGTACAACTCCTGTCTGCCGTGCGGGAGATAGCCGCGCCGGTCGCGGTGCAGGGCGCAGATCAGGCCGCACATCAGGGGGTTGGTGGCGAGTCGGCCGAGGTCGGGCTTGGTGCGTACGGCGTCGAGGAGCGAGCGCTCGTAGTGGGTGAGCCGGTCCTGCTCGGCCTCGCGTGCGTCGAGGCGGGCGGCGGTGTGCCAGCGGGCGATGAACGCGGCCACGTCGTCCCGGCTCATCGGCGAGAGCGCGAGTTCGGTGAAGCCGTCGGGGGCGAGCCAGTCCTCGCGTACGGCGGAGGGGCGGGAGGTGACCAGCCACTGGTTGCCCGGATACACCTCCAGCAGATCCCGCAGCCAGCGGCGGGTGCGTTCGCGGTCGCGTTCCGGGATCTCGTCGATGCCGTCGACGAGGAGCAGGCCCCGGCGGGCGGTGAGCACGCGGTCGGCCCAGCCGGCGGGCTGGCTCGCGTGGAAGGGGACGTGTACGGCGGTCAGGAACGCGTCGGGGGCCGGGAGGCCGTCGGGGCGGCGGATCAGCGTACGGAGGGGGAGGACGAAGGGGACGCGGTCGCCGCGTTCGCCCCGGGCGGCGGTCACCGCCAGCCACTGCACGAGCGTGGTCTTGCCGGAGCCGGCGACCCCGCGCAGGAGTACGCGGTCCTGTTCGGCGAGGGCCTGCTCGGCGGGGAGCGAGACGGCGACGGAGGCGACGTGTGTGCCGCCGGGCCCGGACGTGTCGTCGTCCCCCGCCGGACGCAGTGCCTGGAGGCTGAGGTAGGCCGCGTCCAGGGGCCAGCGCTCGGGGGAGTTGACCAGGTCGATGCCGTAGATCGTGAGGTGGCTGTGCTTGGTGGCGATGTGGGGGAGGTAGCGGTGCTCGAAGGCCTGGTCCGTGCCGCCGGTCATGGGGGTGCGGGCGATGAGCACGTCGACCTTGGCGATGAGTTCGGACTGCCGACGGGTCTGTTCCACGAGGGTGCGGGCGACGAACGTCGAGCGTTGGGTGAAGAAGTGGAGGATGTGGAGGCAGGCGGTGTTCAGTACCTGCTCGTAGAAGACCGCCGCGTCCAGCGAGAGGCCGCCGTCGATACCGCCGCTCCTGGCACGCAGTCGGCGGGCGAGGACTTCGTGACCGAGTTCGACCGCCTGAACGTCGGTCATATCGAGGTCGCCCAGGCCGTGCAAGGTCCAGCCGAGGGCGTAGGTGACGGCTGAATCCTCGTCGGCCGGGAAGGGGCGCTCCCCTTGCTTCACCGCCCGTTGGACCAGTTCGGCCGCGAGGTTGAACAGGTCACGCCGGGCGAGCGTCCGCTGCTCCCCCTTGAACGACACGAGCCCGGAGAGCCGCACCGGCCTGTCGACGAGCCCCGCCCCCGCCCCCTCGCTCACGAACAACTTCTTGATCAGCGGCGTCACCACGCCGGAGGCGAGACGGATGCCTACTGCTGACGGTTCCACGGCACTCCCCCGAGATCCTGATGGTTCCCCTCAGCGTACGATCACCGTTCGATTAGATGAGGGGGTCTTTTCCACATGTCCAAAGTGATACGGGGGCGCGGAACTCACGCCGCTCTGCTGGCAGTTGCCGTGTCGGCCGCGGGGCTCGCGTTCCCCGCGACGGCGGTGGCGGCCGGCTGTGCGGAGGGGGAGTGGACCGCGAAGTTCTACGCCGACGCCTCGTTCGGCGGTACGCCGAAGAAGACCGCGTGCGACAAGGCGATCGGCGAGAACTACGGCAGCGGGGCCCCGGCCGCCGGTCTGCCGAAGAACGACTTCGGTGTCCGCTGGAGCATGACGCGCGACTTCGGCTCCGGGGGACCCTTCAGCTTCAAGGCGTCGGCCCAGGACGTCGTCCGCGTCTACCTCGACGGCGACCGGAAGATCAACATCTCGGGTGACGCGTCCTCGACCCGCTCGAAGACGGTCAACCTGATCGTTCCCAAGGGCAAGCACACCCTCCGCGTCGACTTCATGGCGCTCACCGGCAAGGCGAACGTGTCGTTCACCTACCCGCCGCGCACCTCGGCCTCCGTCGACAAGGTCAAGCCGCTGGCACCGGCCGCGCCGGCCGCCACCTACGACACCGGCACCTCGAAGACCGCCCTGAGCTGGGCC belongs to Streptomyces graminofaciens and includes:
- a CDS encoding BlaI/MecI/CopY family transcriptional regulator, whose product is MTRVWKWNRPVTVREVLEDLQQERSIAYTTVMTVLDNLHQKGWVRREAEGRAYRYEAVSTRAAYAAALMNEAWSQSDNPAAALVAFFGMMSEEQRQALRDAVHIVQVPDLIETPAPPAPTAPGTPLESPAETAGESAESSGETGGTPGQSPDHPGR
- a CDS encoding amino-acid N-acetyltransferase, whose amino-acid sequence is MPATPPEVTAKAITVRRARTSDVPHVRDLLDAYVQRRILLDKATVTLYEDIQEFWVAERDDNAEVVGCGALHVMWEDLAEVRTLAVKPGLSGTGVGHQLLEKLLHTARWLGVRRVFCLTFEVEFFAKHGFVEIGETPVDTDVYAELLRSYDEGVAEFLGLERVKPNTLGNSRMLLHL
- a CDS encoding histone-like nucleoid-structuring protein Lsr2, with protein sequence MAQKVQVLLVDDLDGGEADETVTFALDGKSYEIDLTTANADKLRGLLEPYVKGGRRTGGRASGGRGKARAASVGSQDTAAIRAWAKDNGYEVNDRGRVPASIREAYEKANG
- a CDS encoding SCO3374 family protein, yielding MAIVPLPRRPFDSRDASGVARREAVRQWYENDLGWATVPGGPGTPVQVITGLRFDVLDVPAEAGFAALRHLGPIPGPGSPVALCAERMLLPVAAGGAEELPGLLEWLDWGGLELDLRAVGTGGHWEAPPPPGLPRCPDQAGSQGAAVWLRPPEPGREVEPTLPTLSALGGGGGAPDLVRVVDTVANHCHRIRLRRASTGPSALSQGLRRPARPSTVQR
- a CDS encoding ATP-dependent Clp protease ATP-binding subunit translates to MFERFTDRARRVVVLAQEEARMLNHNYIGTEHILLGLIHEGEGVAAKALESLGISLEAVRQQVEEIIGQGQQAPSGHIPFTPRAKKVLELSLREALQLGHNYIGTEHILLGLIREGEGVAAQVLVKLGADLNRVRQQVIQLLSGYQGKETATAGGPAEGTPSTSLVLDQFGRNLTQAARESKLDPVIGREKEIERVMQVLSRRTKNNPVLIGEPGVGKTAVVEGLAQAIVKGEVPETLKDKHLYTLDLGALVAGSRYRGDFEERLKKVLKEIRTRGDIILFIDELHTLVGAGAAEGAIDAASILKPMLARGELQTIGATTLDEYRKHLEKDAALERRFQPIQVAEPSLPHTIEILKGLRDRYEAHHRVSITDEALVQAATLADRYISDRFLPDKAIDLIDEAGSRMRIRRMTAPPDLREFDEKIAGVRRDKESAIDSQDFEKAASLRDKEKQLLAAKAKREKEWKAGDMDVVAEVDGELIAEVLATATGIPVFKLTEEESSRLLRMEEELHKRVIGQTDAVKALSKAIRRTRAGLKDPKRPGGSFIFAGPSGVGKTELSKALAEFLFGDEDALISLDMSEFSEKHTVSRLFGSPPGYVGYEEGGQLTEKVRRKPFSVVLFDEVEKAHPDIFNSLLQILEDGRLTDSQGRVVDFKNTVIIMTTNLGTRDISKGFNLGFAASGDKKTNYERMKNKVSDELKQHFRPEFLNRVDDVVVFPQLTQEDILKIVDLMVGKVDERLKDRDMGIELSQAAKELLSKKGYDPVLGARPLRRTIQREIEDTLSEKILFGELRPGHIVVVDTEGEGEAQTFTFRGEEKSALPDVPPIEQAAGGAGPNLSKDA
- a CDS encoding NACHT domain-containing protein, whose product is MEPSAVGIRLASGVVTPLIKKLFVSEGAGAGLVDRPVRLSGLVSFKGEQRTLARRDLFNLAAELVQRAVKQGERPFPADEDSAVTYALGWTLHGLGDLDMTDVQAVELGHEVLARRLRARSGGIDGGLSLDAAVFYEQVLNTACLHILHFFTQRSTFVARTLVEQTRRQSELIAKVDVLIARTPMTGGTDQAFEHRYLPHIATKHSHLTIYGIDLVNSPERWPLDAAYLSLQALRPAGDDDTSGPGGTHVASVAVSLPAEQALAEQDRVLLRGVAGSGKTTLVQWLAVTAARGERGDRVPFVLPLRTLIRRPDGLPAPDAFLTAVHVPFHASQPAGWADRVLTARRGLLLVDGIDEIPERDRERTRRWLRDLLEVYPGNQWLVTSRPSAVREDWLAPDGFTELALSPMSRDDVAAFIARWHTAARLDAREAEQDRLTHYERSLLDAVRTKPDLGRLATNPLMCGLICALHRDRRGYLPHGRQELYDAALSMLLSRRDEERDMFTHTDGGRTSGVDGVHLTELPQIQLLQRLAYWLIRNNQSEMDRERAVRIVADVLPALPAAAAQGDAEAILRHLLVRSGLLREPTVGTVEFVHRTFQDYLGAKAAVEDGDFGLLVRGAVEEQWADVIRMAVAHARPRERAELLGALTDSATTSSQPTRVRLLALASLEHATELDPRVRAAVEQNAAPLIPPRTTEEARRLASCGPLVLELLPGPEGLTDAEARAVVVTASLIGTDAAIPVLARFRDHMALGVRAQLTWSWHRFDTRRYAEEIIAHLHEDGLYFTAHSTEHLHVLRELGGRAKLQVVGDIGSDDLRAALRPGQLRELVIRDNRDLWDFGFLSEQNLITHLDVSSSPYLGDLTPLTKLPLTWLALDSMPRLESPGILHSLAPSATLDSLDLGLTLRADSIDEALPRDLSLDYLRFTKHALQHTGLRGLSRIHSVKRLSLAKLRKSLTSEDFKEIARMPALEELRVNWNATGWQAGLPLPRVTSLRLNNFSGSEDLFELSYLFPDLREVTIHLAPEVTDIPEHVLELFPVPPAMEKTDTVL